The proteins below come from a single Lactobacillus johnsonii genomic window:
- a CDS encoding putative quinol monooxygenase, whose translation MSLTVNLYYTGKNGSARKFAEEMESSGVADRIRKEPGNEKYEYFIPLDDPETILLIDSWKNQESLEAHHASPMMQELADLRKKYDLHMRVERYISDENGIPSSDQKFIRK comes from the coding sequence ATGTCATTAACAGTTAATCTTTACTACACTGGTAAAAATGGAAGCGCTCGTAAATTCGCTGAAGAAATGGAAAGCAGCGGTGTAGCCGACCGTATTAGGAAAGAACCAGGAAATGAAAAATATGAATATTTCATTCCATTAGATGATCCTGAAACTATTCTTCTAATTGATAGCTGGAAAAACCAAGAATCTCTTGAAGCTCACCATGCTTCACCAATGATGCAAGAATTAGCCGACCTACGTAAAAAGTATGATCTTCATATGCGTGTAGAACGTTATATTTCTGACGAGAATGGTATTCCAAGCAGTGATCAAAAATTTATTCGAAAATAA
- a CDS encoding IS30-like element ISLjo1 family transposase: protein MDSLHSTMNQHVKGKHLSFEERVIIQLRLKDGYSLRAIARELNCSPSTISYEVKRGTVKLYHGKVKKYKATQGHDAYKAHRKNCGRKSDFLRKAQFMRYVHKHFFKDGWSLDVCSNRATAVGEFASSDVVCTKTLYNYVDQGLLGIYNYDLPEKLKRNTKLHRIRKNKKKLGRSIEERPKEINKRNEFGHWECDLVLGHKSKDDEVLLTLSERMSREFLILRIPDKTSVSVMQAFKELQRQYSEHWNDIFKTITTDNGSEFADLSNLEKVSNTLVYYAHPYTSCDKGTVERHNGLIRRFIPKGEAIANYSLQDIINIETWCNSLPRKILAYHTPDEIFERELDLIYQAA, encoded by the coding sequence ATGGACTCTTTACATTCTACCATGAACCAGCACGTTAAAGGCAAGCATTTATCATTTGAAGAGCGAGTTATTATTCAATTGCGTTTGAAAGATGGCTATTCTTTGCGTGCAATTGCCCGTGAACTTAACTGTTCTCCTTCTACTATCAGCTATGAGGTTAAGCGTGGCACTGTAAAACTGTATCATGGTAAAGTCAAAAAATATAAGGCTACTCAAGGGCATGATGCATATAAAGCTCATCGTAAAAATTGTGGGCGCAAATCAGACTTTCTCAGGAAAGCTCAATTCATGCGCTATGTCCACAAGCATTTTTTTAAAGATGGCTGGTCGCTTGATGTGTGCAGTAATCGTGCTACTGCTGTTGGCGAATTCGCTAGCAGCGATGTTGTCTGCACCAAAACTCTTTATAATTACGTTGATCAAGGCTTATTAGGAATTTATAATTACGACTTGCCAGAGAAGCTTAAACGCAATACTAAGCTTCATCGTATTCGCAAAAATAAGAAAAAACTTGGCAGAAGCATTGAAGAACGTCCTAAAGAGATCAATAAACGTAATGAATTCGGTCATTGGGAATGCGATTTAGTTCTCGGACATAAGAGCAAAGATGATGAGGTACTGCTAACCTTATCTGAGCGTATGAGTCGTGAGTTTTTAATTCTTCGTATTCCTGACAAGACTTCTGTCAGTGTCATGCAGGCCTTTAAAGAACTCCAAAGGCAATACAGCGAACATTGGAATGATATTTTTAAAACCATTACCACTGATAATGGCTCAGAGTTTGCAGATCTTTCCAACCTAGAAAAAGTATCCAATACACTGGTTTACTATGCCCATCCTTACACTTCTTGTGATAAGGGAACAGTTGAAAGACACAATGGTCTTATTCGCAGATTCATTCCTAAGGGAGAAGCAATAGCTAACTATTCTTTACAAGACATCATTAATATTGAAACCTGGTGCAATTCTTTGCCAAGAAAGATACTGGCCTATCATACACCAGATGAAATCTTTGAAAGAGAATTAGATCTAATCTATCAAGCAGCTTAA
- a CDS encoding excinuclease ABC subunit UvrA, with amino-acid sequence MAVPKKIEVRDGRVHNLKNINVDIPLHKFVAISGLSGSGKSSLAMGILYEEGSRRYLDALSTYMRRRIKQGAQADVTSVKHIPSALALRQRPSVPNERATVGTTTETYNVLRLIFSRLGSPVCPNGHRVAPSLDIAEAMSKSGDEMGQVTCPTCGVKFHVPSAEDFSFNSDGACERCSGTGKVRQLDESKLITDPNLSIRNGAVASWNLPGRNFMPNVAEHAGVRIDIPYKDLTEKEKDFVLNGPEKKYQMDFLSGTGRVFHNFNALYENAHQAVLKSAESSKSERAQKRLAEFFTYSTCPVCHGTRLRPELLNQLVNGKNIDQVQHMQLGDLPKWSKEVLVSLPENMHPMAKALLNEFINNLQPLLDLGLDYLTMARAGNTLSTGELQRIQLARTLRTETTGVLYVLDEPSIGLHPANVDGLIKVLRKLVAQGNSLVVVDHNVDIIKAADQIIEIGPGSGEAGGEILDQGTPLEIEKDPQSLIAPYLDGKADLMARKVSDQVNSDQITFEVDHYFNLHDIKAGIPVNQITAVTGFSGAGKTSLILDSIVPAIKAQDKGEPLPKQVKEFNSPVHHVVSVDASPIGKSTRSTVATYTSIMDNLRKLFAQQPLAKEKHYTPSYFSYNNKEGACPTCGGTGIVTLDIQFLPDMQQTCPTCHGDRYNQKIQKVKWHDLSIVDVLNLDINEAIPIFKEIPKIERDLLLLKEVGLDYLHLGESTPTLSGGEAQRLKLVTHLSQRQDDTLFVFDEPTIGLHPLDVKVLVHVMQKLLDQGATIITITHDLNLIVNTDYMLDLGPRGGENGGKLVAKGRPLELIKDPHSLTVKYLADYVDQFKLNKIRKLQ; translated from the coding sequence ATGGCAGTCCCAAAAAAGATTGAAGTTCGTGATGGACGTGTTCATAACTTGAAGAATATTAATGTAGATATCCCACTTCATAAGTTTGTGGCTATTTCAGGACTTTCGGGGTCAGGAAAGTCATCCCTGGCAATGGGAATTTTATATGAAGAAGGGTCGCGGCGCTACTTGGACGCTCTATCTACCTATATGCGTCGACGAATTAAGCAAGGTGCGCAAGCGGATGTAACTAGTGTAAAACATATTCCATCTGCCTTAGCCTTGCGCCAAAGACCAAGTGTTCCTAATGAACGAGCGACTGTTGGAACAACTACTGAAACATATAATGTTTTACGGCTAATTTTTTCAAGATTAGGTTCACCGGTCTGTCCGAATGGACACCGAGTTGCCCCAAGTTTAGATATTGCAGAAGCAATGTCTAAGTCCGGAGATGAGATGGGGCAGGTTACTTGTCCAACTTGTGGTGTAAAGTTTCACGTTCCAAGTGCGGAAGATTTTTCTTTTAATTCTGATGGAGCTTGTGAGCGTTGCAGTGGAACTGGTAAGGTACGCCAATTAGACGAAAGTAAATTAATTACCGATCCCAATCTTTCGATTAGAAACGGTGCTGTAGCTTCTTGGAATTTACCAGGAAGGAACTTTATGCCAAATGTGGCTGAACATGCGGGCGTTAGAATTGACATTCCTTATAAGGATTTAACTGAGAAAGAGAAAGATTTTGTTTTAAATGGTCCTGAAAAGAAGTACCAGATGGATTTTTTGTCAGGAACCGGTCGAGTTTTTCATAATTTTAATGCTTTATATGAAAATGCGCATCAAGCCGTTTTAAAATCAGCTGAAAGTAGTAAAAGTGAACGAGCACAGAAACGTCTTGCAGAATTTTTTACTTATTCAACTTGTCCGGTTTGTCATGGAACGCGTCTTCGTCCAGAACTACTTAATCAGTTAGTTAATGGAAAAAATATTGATCAAGTTCAACATATGCAACTAGGCGATTTGCCTAAATGGAGTAAAGAAGTTCTCGTTAGTCTGCCAGAAAATATGCATCCCATGGCTAAAGCCCTACTCAATGAATTTATTAATAATTTGCAGCCATTACTGGATTTAGGATTAGATTATTTAACCATGGCACGAGCTGGGAATACCTTGTCTACTGGTGAATTACAAAGAATCCAACTTGCTAGAACTTTACGTACAGAAACTACCGGAGTTTTATACGTTTTAGATGAACCTTCAATTGGATTACATCCTGCTAATGTTGATGGATTAATTAAAGTATTGCGTAAATTAGTTGCACAAGGTAATTCCCTTGTGGTCGTTGATCATAATGTTGATATTATAAAAGCAGCTGATCAAATTATTGAAATCGGTCCTGGGTCTGGTGAAGCTGGAGGAGAAATTTTGGATCAAGGCACTCCTTTAGAAATTGAAAAAGATCCTCAATCTTTAATTGCACCTTATTTAGATGGCAAAGCCGATTTAATGGCTCGTAAAGTTAGTGATCAAGTTAATTCCGACCAAATTACTTTTGAAGTAGATCACTATTTTAATTTACATGATATTAAAGCAGGCATTCCTGTAAATCAAATTACTGCTGTAACTGGCTTTTCAGGAGCAGGTAAGACTAGTTTAATTTTAGATTCTATTGTTCCAGCAATTAAGGCCCAAGATAAGGGAGAGCCTTTACCAAAGCAAGTTAAAGAATTTAATTCTCCTGTGCACCATGTTGTAAGTGTGGATGCTTCTCCAATTGGAAAGAGTACGCGTTCAACAGTCGCAACTTATACTTCGATTATGGATAATTTGCGTAAGCTCTTTGCTCAGCAACCTTTAGCCAAAGAAAAGCATTATACTCCAAGTTACTTTTCTTATAATAATAAAGAAGGAGCTTGTCCAACTTGTGGTGGTACAGGAATCGTTACTTTAGATATTCAGTTTTTGCCTGATATGCAGCAAACCTGTCCTACTTGCCATGGAGATAGATATAATCAAAAAATTCAAAAAGTTAAATGGCATGATCTTTCGATTGTTGATGTTCTTAACCTGGATATAAACGAAGCTATTCCAATTTTTAAAGAGATTCCAAAAATTGAACGCGATCTACTTTTATTGAAAGAAGTAGGTCTTGATTATTTACACTTAGGAGAAAGTACACCAACTTTGTCTGGTGGGGAAGCGCAGAGATTAAAATTAGTAACACACTTAAGTCAGAGACAAGACGATACCTTATTTGTTTTTGATGAACCTACTATTGGTCTGCATCCCTTAGATGTAAAGGTATTAGTTCATGTAATGCAAAAACTTCTTGATCAAGGCGCAACTATAATTACTATTACGCATGATCTTAACTTAATCGTTAATACTGACTACATGCTTGATTTAGGGCCACGTGGTGGTGAAAATGGAGGAAAGTTAGTGGCTAAAGGTAGACCATTAGAATTAATTAAAGATCCGCACAGCCTGACCGTGAAGTATTTAGCAGATTATGTCGATCAGTTTAAATTAAATAAAATACGCAAATTGCAATAA
- a CDS encoding ATP-binding protein codes for MENPFNPSFGKMPSVFLNRDSLTQRIVTELNRVGSPFQTSLLYGQRGSGKTTLMTEVSNLISKDKNWLVINLVLDDDLLISLINQLQRHLLNLKIIKNIDLKMNFFGLDMSASFHQQAESNFQLLFQDALEKLTKKGFHVLINIDEVHLTPLLKKFASCYQIMIRNNLNVSLLMAGLPENVSEIQNDDVLTFLLRANRIVLNPLDIESIKNSYQHIFSKASYTFSTETLLYMTKQTQGFAYAFQLLGYHSFLQ; via the coding sequence ATGGAAAATCCTTTTAATCCTAGTTTTGGAAAAATGCCCAGTGTTTTCTTAAATCGTGATTCATTAACTCAACGTATAGTTACTGAATTGAACCGAGTGGGATCGCCTTTTCAAACATCCCTTCTTTACGGGCAACGTGGTTCGGGAAAAACTACATTGATGACAGAAGTTTCTAATTTAATAAGTAAAGATAAAAATTGGTTAGTAATCAATTTAGTTCTAGATGATGATCTCTTAATCTCCCTAATAAATCAATTACAACGACATCTTCTTAACTTGAAGATTATAAAAAATATCGACCTAAAGATGAACTTCTTTGGACTAGATATGAGTGCTAGTTTCCATCAACAGGCTGAATCTAATTTTCAATTATTATTCCAAGATGCCTTAGAGAAACTAACAAAAAAAGGGTTTCATGTTTTAATTAACATTGACGAAGTACATTTAACACCATTATTAAAAAAATTTGCTAGTTGTTATCAAATTATGATTCGAAACAATCTTAATGTTTCTTTACTTATGGCAGGTTTACCAGAAAATGTTTCAGAAATCCAAAATGATGATGTTCTTACCTTTTTATTGCGTGCCAATCGAATCGTTTTGAATCCTTTAGATATTGAAAGTATAAAAAATAGTTATCAGCACATTTTTAGTAAAGCTAGCTATACATTTTCGACTGAAACTCTTTTATATATGACTAAACAAACTCAAGGATTTGCTTACGCTTTTCAATTATTGGGCTATCATTCATTCCTCCAATAA
- a CDS encoding ATP-binding protein translates to MYSENPFDAEFGGIPELYLDFNNDAVKYAKRAHRYKKHPTYSLFITGVRGSGKTVFMNKVGKELNKYDDTIVVTLHNTEDLFRIMYIKLAPMLNKLKKWSSSVSINLPFVSINFAEANEKHDEIYYKTEITKILKLLKQANMRVVFCIDEVSNTPAIQKLAEEFNNWSLSELQVSVIMTGLLKEVAELSSSHNLTFLVRADRFHVNKLQKLSIAQAYIKVFDITSDQAEEMAEMTQGYAYAFQLIGDLMYEELSTGKNFEESWNYTKLAFKDTLFNQAYDVISHELTEIDFQFLYEMSKNNNISAIIEKMGKSKQYVNMYRTKLIKYNLIKTIIRGKLGFTLPLFREFIQAKYDELNWG, encoded by the coding sequence ATGTACAGTGAAAATCCATTTGATGCGGAATTCGGTGGAATTCCTGAACTATATCTTGATTTTAATAATGATGCTGTCAAATATGCTAAAAGAGCACACCGTTACAAAAAACATCCCACTTACTCACTTTTTATTACTGGTGTTCGTGGTTCAGGTAAAACAGTTTTTATGAACAAAGTTGGCAAAGAACTTAATAAATATGATGATACAATCGTAGTAACTCTTCATAATACTGAAGATTTATTTCGTATAATGTACATTAAGCTAGCCCCAATGCTTAACAAATTAAAAAAGTGGTCTTCGTCTGTTTCAATTAACTTACCATTCGTTTCTATAAATTTTGCTGAGGCAAATGAAAAACATGATGAAATCTACTATAAAACTGAAATTACTAAAATTTTAAAATTATTGAAACAAGCTAACATGCGAGTCGTATTTTGTATTGATGAAGTTTCTAATACACCAGCAATTCAAAAATTAGCTGAAGAATTTAATAATTGGAGCTTAAGTGAACTGCAAGTTTCTGTTATCATGACTGGATTGTTGAAGGAAGTGGCGGAACTTTCTAGTTCGCATAATTTAACTTTTTTAGTACGCGCTGATAGGTTTCACGTTAATAAATTGCAAAAATTATCAATTGCTCAAGCGTATATTAAAGTATTTGACATTACAAGTGACCAAGCTGAAGAAATGGCCGAGATGACACAAGGTTATGCTTATGCTTTTCAATTAATTGGCGATTTGATGTATGAAGAGCTATCTACTGGTAAAAATTTTGAAGAATCCTGGAATTATACTAAGTTAGCTTTTAAAGATACGCTTTTCAATCAAGCGTATGATGTCATCTCACATGAATTAACAGAAATTGATTTTCAATTTCTCTACGAGATGTCAAAAAATAATAATATTAGTGCAATTATTGAAAAAATGGGTAAAAGCAAGCAATACGTAAATATGTATCGTACTAAGCTAATTAAATATAATTTAATCAAAACAATCATTCGCGGTAAATTAGGATTCACCCTACCTTTATTTAGGGAATTTATCCAAGCAAAATATGATGAATTAAATTGGGGATAA
- the bsh gene encoding choloylglycine hydrolase, which translates to MCTSILYSPKDNYFGRNLDYEIAYGQKVVITPRNYQLNYRHLPTQDTHYAMIGVSVVANDYPLYCDAINEKGLGIAGLNFTGPGKYFAVDESKKNVTSFELIPYLLSSCETIEDVKKLLSETNITDESFSKDLPVTTLHWLMGDKSGKSIVIESTETGLHVYDNPVNTLTNNPVFPAQVETLANFASVSPAQPKNTLVPNADINLYSRGLGTHHLPGGTDSNSRFIKASFVLAHSPKGNDEVENVTNFFHILHSVEQAKGTDEVEDNVFEFTMYSDCMNLDKGILYFTTYDNNQINAVDMNNENLDTSDLITYELFKDQAIKFEN; encoded by the coding sequence ATGTGTACATCAATTTTATATAGTCCAAAAGATAATTATTTTGGTAGAAATTTAGATTATGAAATTGCCTATGGTCAGAAAGTGGTAATTACTCCTAGAAATTATCAACTTAATTATCGTCATTTACCAACACAAGATACTCATTATGCAATGATCGGTGTTTCAGTAGTTGCCAATGACTATCCATTGTATTGTGATGCTATCAATGAAAAAGGATTAGGAATAGCCGGATTAAATTTCACTGGTCCTGGTAAATATTTTGCTGTAGATGAAAGCAAAAAGAATGTTACTTCTTTTGAACTGATCCCATATTTACTAAGCAGTTGTGAAACTATTGAAGATGTAAAGAAATTATTGTCTGAAACTAATATTACTGATGAAAGTTTCTCTAAAGATTTACCAGTTACTACTCTTCATTGGTTAATGGGTGATAAAAGTGGTAAGAGTATAGTTATTGAATCAACAGAAACTGGTTTACACGTTTATGACAACCCAGTTAATACTTTAACAAATAATCCTGTCTTTCCAGCTCAAGTTGAAACCTTGGCTAACTTTGCTTCGGTTTCTCCAGCTCAACCTAAAAATACACTTGTACCTAATGCAGATATTAATCTGTATAGTCGTGGATTAGGGACCCATCATTTACCAGGCGGAACAGATTCAAATTCTCGCTTTATTAAGGCATCTTTTGTATTAGCTCATTCACCAAAAGGTAATGATGAAGTTGAAAATGTAACTAATTTCTTCCATATTTTACATTCGGTTGAACAAGCAAAGGGTACCGATGAAGTTGAAGATAATGTATTTGAATTTACCATGTATTCAGACTGTATGAATTTGGATAAGGGAATTTTATATTTTACTACTTACGATAATAACCAAATTAATGCTGTGGATATGAATAATGAAAATTTGGATACTTCTGACTTGATTACCTATGAATTATTTAAGGATCAAGCCATTAAATTTGAAAATTAA
- a CDS encoding class I SAM-dependent DNA methyltransferase, with the protein MIYQTFAQLYDQLFDSDMYKSWEKFTLANINKKNGKLLDLAGGSGRLAVLLAKDGINVTVADFSDEMLSLADQHSTENNVSLQLVQADMRDLSGLEKFDVITCYADSSCYLDDEADLFQVFSEVANHLKDDGVFLFDVITPHQTDDIYPGYMYNYQDDDHRRAFMWQSYANDDVEHGVIHDLTFFNRLPNGEYDRLSETHYERAYDLDTIKQLLKHAGFNSIEVGSDFSLEMKDKKATRWFFKCQK; encoded by the coding sequence ATGATTTATCAAACTTTTGCCCAATTATATGATCAGTTGTTTGATTCAGATATGTACAAGAGCTGGGAAAAATTCACCTTAGCTAATATTAATAAAAAGAATGGTAAGCTACTCGACCTAGCTGGTGGTAGTGGACGATTAGCTGTTTTACTTGCTAAAGATGGTATAAATGTCACGGTAGCTGATTTTTCAGATGAAATGCTTAGTTTAGCAGATCAACATAGTACTGAAAATAATGTTTCTTTACAGTTGGTGCAAGCTGATATGCGAGATTTAAGTGGCCTTGAAAAATTCGATGTAATTACTTGCTATGCGGACTCTTCCTGTTATCTTGATGACGAAGCTGACTTGTTTCAAGTATTTTCTGAGGTCGCCAATCATTTAAAAGATGATGGTGTATTTCTTTTCGATGTAATTACACCTCATCAAACTGACGATATTTACCCAGGCTATATGTACAATTATCAAGATGATGATCATCGTCGAGCATTTATGTGGCAGAGTTATGCCAATGATGATGTCGAACATGGGGTGATCCATGATCTAACATTCTTTAATCGTCTACCCAATGGCGAATATGATCGTTTATCTGAAACTCACTATGAAAGAGCATATGATTTAGATACCATTAAACAGTTATTGAAACATGCTGGATTTAACTCAATTGAAGTTGGATCTGACTTTAGTCTAGAAATGAAAGATAAAAAGGCAACTCGCTGGTTCTTTAAGTGTCAAAAATAA
- a CDS encoding Nramp family divalent metal transporter, with protein sequence MEDHSFISYANGKSLVEINSTIPVPRTRNFFRMLLAYTGPGALVAVGYMDPGNWAASINGGQSFNYLLISTILISSLMAMLLQYMAAKLGIVTQMDLAQAIRARTSKRLSFILWIIIELAIMATDVAEVIGAAIALNLLFKIPLVIATFITVFDVLLLLLLSKVGFRKIEALVSCLIMVILLVFTYQVMLANPNWKNIFLSALPSPELVAQHPVVNGLSPLTGSLGIIGATVMPHNFYLHSSICQTRKINHDNLADVQNAVRFTTWDSNIQLIIAFFVNVLLLIMGAAVFKSGAVKDSSFFGLYDALSNTTMLSNPILISVAKTGILSVLFAVALLASGQNSTITGTLTGQVVMEGFIHLKMPLWARRLFTRLLSVIPVIMCVLMTAKDSISQQHFALNMLLENSQVFLAFAVPFSIVPLLIMTDDRRMMGQFKNRKIWSILGWVSSIVLIFLNLCNLPATFVSFNMMPKRDAVVFAYAIIMLIILLMGWTCWDMRKKK encoded by the coding sequence ATGGAAGATCATAGTTTTATTTCATACGCAAATGGTAAATCTTTAGTAGAAATTAATAGTACTATTCCAGTTCCGAGAACTCGTAATTTCTTCAGGATGCTTTTAGCATATACTGGTCCTGGTGCATTAGTTGCTGTTGGATACATGGATCCAGGAAACTGGGCAGCTTCAATTAATGGTGGTCAGAGTTTTAATTATCTTTTGATTTCTACTATTTTAATTTCTAGTTTAATGGCTATGCTTTTACAATATATGGCCGCAAAACTAGGAATCGTTACTCAAATGGATCTAGCACAAGCCATTCGTGCACGTACTAGTAAAAGATTAAGTTTTATCCTTTGGATTATAATTGAACTAGCAATTATGGCAACTGATGTAGCGGAAGTTATTGGAGCGGCAATTGCTTTAAATCTTTTATTTAAGATTCCCCTAGTTATTGCAACTTTTATCACTGTCTTTGATGTATTACTCTTATTGTTATTGTCAAAAGTGGGATTTAGAAAAATAGAAGCCCTGGTATCCTGCTTGATTATGGTGATACTACTGGTTTTTACTTATCAAGTCATGTTAGCTAATCCTAACTGGAAAAATATTTTTTTGTCTGCATTGCCATCTCCAGAATTAGTAGCTCAGCATCCCGTAGTTAATGGATTATCACCTTTAACAGGAAGTTTGGGAATAATTGGTGCCACTGTGATGCCGCATAATTTTTATTTGCATTCATCTATTTGCCAAACTAGAAAAATTAACCATGATAATCTTGCAGATGTTCAAAATGCAGTCCGTTTTACTACGTGGGATTCAAATATTCAATTAATTATTGCCTTTTTTGTTAATGTACTTTTATTAATTATGGGAGCTGCTGTTTTTAAAAGTGGTGCAGTCAAAGATAGTTCATTCTTTGGTTTGTATGATGCTCTAAGCAATACGACTATGTTAAGCAATCCAATTTTGATCTCAGTAGCTAAGACAGGAATTTTATCAGTCTTATTTGCAGTTGCACTTCTTGCTTCTGGTCAAAATTCAACAATTACTGGAACTCTCACTGGACAGGTAGTAATGGAAGGCTTTATTCACTTAAAGATGCCACTATGGGCAAGACGATTATTTACTAGATTATTATCTGTGATTCCAGTTATTATGTGTGTATTGATGACAGCAAAAGATTCAATTTCTCAGCAACATTTTGCCCTAAACATGCTTTTGGAAAATTCTCAAGTTTTTCTAGCATTTGCAGTACCATTTTCAATTGTGCCACTTTTAATTATGACAGATGATAGGAGAATGATGGGACAATTTAAGAATAGAAAGATTTGGTCAATTCTAGGGTGGGTCAGTTCAATTGTTTTGATTTTCTTGAATTTGTGTAATTTACCAGCTACTTTTGTTTCCTTTAATATGATGCCTAAAAGAGATGCAGTAGTTTTCGCTTACGCGATCATTATGTTGATTATTTTATTAATGGGCTGGACATGTTGGGATATGCGAAAGAAGAAATAA
- a CDS encoding metal-sulfur cluster assembly factor, whose product MLEIEKLSNTEKKVYQALKKVIDPELQVNIVDLGLIYGIEVSETKCQITMTLTIMGCPLSEWLDHEITKAAKSVDEVDECQIKLVWYPQWNPSMMSRVARMTLGIHG is encoded by the coding sequence GTGCTAGAAATAGAGAAATTATCTAATACCGAAAAGAAAGTTTACCAAGCCTTAAAAAAAGTAATTGATCCAGAACTGCAGGTTAACATCGTTGATTTGGGATTGATTTATGGTATTGAAGTAAGCGAGACAAAATGTCAGATTACGATGACTTTAACGATTATGGGATGTCCTCTAAGTGAGTGGTTAGATCACGAAATTACTAAAGCTGCCAAAAGTGTTGATGAAGTTGATGAGTGCCAAATTAAACTCGTTTGGTATCCGCAATGGAATCCAAGTATGATGTCTAGAGTGGCCCGGATGACCCTTGGAATTCATGGATAG
- the sufB gene encoding Fe-S cluster assembly protein SufB yields the protein MTKAEDIVKDEDYQFGFHDNVEPKFSTGRGLTEEVVRQISAEKHEPKWMLDYRLKAFHIYEKMPMPDFGPDLSGLDLDNMLYYQKMTDKKYRDWKDVPQDIKDTFERLGVPQAERKYLAGSAAQYESEMVYHKMKEQFDKLGIIFTDTDTALQEYPDLFKKYFGKLVPIDSNKFSALNCAVWSGGTFIYVPKGVQVPTPVQAYFRLNAENSGQFERTLIIVDEDAHLDYVEGCTAPQYSSDSLHAAVVEVNVLDNAYCRYTTIQNWSDNVYSLETKRAVAGKHATMEWVDGNLGAKVTMKYPSVYLNGEGARGTMLSIAVAHHGIHQDSGAGMFHNAPNTSSSIVSKSIAKGGGSTDYRGSVKFSKKSDGSKAHVECDTIIMDDMSSSDTIPTNAIENSNVAMEHEATVSKISEDQLYYLESRGIPERKATEMIIMGFVEPFTKQLSMEYAVELNRLISFQMEGAIG from the coding sequence ATGACTAAAGCAGAGGATATAGTTAAAGACGAAGATTATCAGTTCGGCTTTCACGATAATGTAGAACCGAAATTTTCAACTGGTCGTGGCTTAACAGAAGAAGTAGTTCGACAAATTTCAGCAGAAAAACATGAACCTAAATGGATGTTAGATTATCGTTTAAAGGCTTTTCATATTTATGAAAAAATGCCAATGCCAGATTTTGGTCCCGATCTTTCAGGGCTTGATTTAGATAATATGCTGTATTATCAAAAAATGACCGATAAAAAATATCGTGATTGGAAGGATGTACCACAAGATATTAAGGATACTTTTGAGCGACTTGGTGTACCGCAAGCAGAACGAAAATACTTAGCGGGTTCGGCTGCACAGTATGAATCCGAAATGGTTTATCATAAAATGAAAGAACAATTTGATAAACTAGGGATCATTTTTACTGATACGGATACAGCTTTGCAGGAGTATCCTGATTTATTCAAAAAATACTTTGGTAAGTTAGTTCCAATTGATTCAAATAAATTTTCTGCCTTAAACTGTGCTGTTTGGTCAGGAGGAACTTTTATTTATGTGCCAAAAGGAGTACAAGTTCCAACACCAGTTCAGGCATATTTTAGATTAAATGCAGAAAATTCAGGCCAGTTTGAAAGAACTTTGATCATTGTTGATGAGGACGCGCATCTTGATTATGTTGAAGGATGTACTGCTCCGCAATACTCTTCAGATTCTTTACATGCGGCAGTTGTTGAAGTAAATGTCTTAGATAATGCATATTGTCGTTATACTACCATTCAAAACTGGTCTGATAACGTCTATAGTCTAGAAACAAAGCGTGCAGTTGCTGGAAAGCATGCAACAATGGAATGGGTAGACGGTAATTTAGGTGCGAAAGTTACCATGAAATATCCAAGTGTCTATTTAAATGGTGAAGGTGCTCGCGGTACTATGCTTTCAATTGCAGTTGCACACCACGGTATTCACCAAGATTCTGGAGCTGGAATGTTTCATAATGCTCCTAATACTTCTAGCTCAATTGTGTCTAAGTCAATTGCCAAGGGTGGTGGGTCAACAGATTATCGCGGTAGTGTTAAGTTTTCTAAAAAATCAGATGGCTCAAAGGCACACGTGGAATGTGACACGATTATTATGGATGATATGTCTTCTTCTGATACGATCCCAACTAATGCTATTGAAAATTCAAATGTAGCGATGGAACATGAAGCCACAGTTTCTAAAATTTCTGAAGACCAGCTGTATTATTTAGAAAGTCGTGGCATCCCAGAAAGAAAAGCAACTGAAATGATTATTATGGGCTTTGTTGAACCCTTTACTAAGCAATTATCAATGGAATATGCAGTCGAACTTAATCGCTTGATTAGCTTCCAAATGGAAGGAGCAATTGGATAG